One genomic region from Bacillus marinisedimentorum encodes:
- a CDS encoding cation:proton antiporter yields MNLPLVVGLILLALALSGFIGIKLLRVPDIVLYVLLGIGLSFFIHESEAIKVAGEIGMILLFFLLGMRYNIGNFALNIKKVWKAGTLDAFLGIVITTFVAYLFGLDFFPALIIGGIVYATSSSITAKLLEHSDRLQNRESEFMLSLLIFEDLVAPVLVTVLIGMSGESFTGFDFVFIFVKIAGLAAGAFVLSKIVFKWAEPYVKRIVTDDAFILLVVGSALAYGGVAVLLGLSEIIGAFLAGMILADVKVKRLIKRDLMPVRNLFLPFFFLHFGISMEFNDTVPSVGLLAVLLLWGILYKVLVGYYGGKWYGLEKKEAALAGFSFTPRGEFSVIIAGLATGTLQVFTGIYILAAAFIGMLIFMLAPKLTEKFFKNADTSTHPE; encoded by the coding sequence GTGAATTTGCCGCTGGTCGTTGGACTCATCTTACTCGCCCTGGCACTGTCAGGTTTTATTGGAATAAAATTATTAAGGGTACCGGACATAGTCCTATATGTGCTGCTTGGAATCGGCTTATCTTTTTTCATCCATGAATCGGAAGCGATCAAGGTAGCAGGAGAAATCGGAATGATTCTGCTGTTTTTCCTACTCGGCATGCGCTATAACATCGGAAATTTCGCCCTGAATATTAAAAAGGTGTGGAAAGCTGGAACACTGGACGCCTTTTTAGGGATTGTCATCACCACTTTTGTCGCCTACCTTTTTGGGCTCGACTTTTTCCCGGCCCTCATCATCGGAGGAATTGTGTATGCAACCAGTTCGTCCATAACCGCAAAACTGCTTGAGCACTCGGACAGGCTGCAAAACAGGGAGTCAGAATTCATGCTGTCCCTGCTCATATTTGAAGACCTTGTCGCACCAGTGCTCGTTACCGTTTTGATCGGCATGTCCGGCGAATCCTTTACAGGATTTGACTTTGTGTTCATCTTTGTGAAAATTGCCGGACTGGCAGCAGGCGCATTCGTACTCAGCAAAATCGTGTTCAAATGGGCTGAGCCGTATGTCAAACGCATCGTTACCGATGATGCTTTCATCCTGCTAGTTGTCGGGAGTGCACTGGCTTACGGCGGTGTTGCTGTCCTGCTCGGACTTTCCGAAATCATCGGTGCCTTCCTGGCAGGCATGATATTGGCTGATGTAAAAGTGAAAAGGTTGATCAAGCGTGACTTGATGCCAGTCAGAAACTTATTCCTCCCGTTCTTTTTCCTGCATTTCGGGATTTCCATGGAATTTAATGACACCGTTCCTTCTGTTGGCCTCCTGGCCGTTTTGCTTCTCTGGGGGATTCTATATAAAGTACTTGTCGGTTACTACGGAGGGAAATGGTACGGACTGGAAAAAAAGGAGGCCGCGCTCGCCGGTTTTTCCTTTACTCCACGCGGGGAGTTTTCTGTAATCATCGCAGGACTCGCAACGGGAACACTGCAAGTTTTTACAGGGATTTATATTCTGGCTGCTGCGTTTATAGGAATGCTTATCTTCATGCTTGCACCGAAACTGACTGAAAAGTTCTTCAAAAATGCAGACACAAGTACACATCCTGAGTGA
- the lepB gene encoding signal peptidase I: protein MLVHLKEKNKFYWIRTIALAIIVAFIFRMYLFTSYIVEGESMFPTLEDGNLLIVNKIEYHIDEIDRFDVIVFHANETDDYVKRVIGLPGDEIAYRDDVLYVNGEAYKEPYLKENKKELFSGQLTGSFTLEELTGFEKVPEGHVFVIGDNRRGSHDSRHFGFIQEDEVVGKVNLRYWPMEQWAITFK, encoded by the coding sequence ATGCTGGTTCATTTGAAAGAGAAGAACAAATTTTACTGGATAAGAACAATTGCACTGGCTATCATTGTGGCCTTCATCTTTCGAATGTACTTGTTTACAAGCTACATCGTTGAAGGCGAATCCATGTTCCCGACCCTTGAAGACGGCAATTTGCTCATTGTGAATAAAATAGAATATCACATTGATGAAATTGACCGGTTTGATGTCATCGTGTTCCATGCCAATGAAACAGATGATTATGTAAAAAGGGTCATCGGGCTTCCAGGCGATGAAATAGCCTATCGGGATGATGTTCTTTATGTAAATGGGGAGGCATACAAAGAACCTTATCTGAAGGAAAATAAAAAAGAGTTATTTTCCGGACAGTTGACCGGAAGCTTTACTCTTGAAGAATTGACGGGCTTTGAAAAAGTGCCGGAAGGCCATGTGTTTGTCATTGGCGACAATCGGAGAGGGAGCCATGACAGCAGGCATTTCGGTTTCATCCAGGAGGACGAGGTAGTCGGCAAAGTCAATCTCCGCTACTGGCCAATGGAGCAATGGGCCATTACATTTAAATAA
- a CDS encoding TVP38/TMEM64 family protein: MDFDIEWIKEYFTIENMIEMLGEYRALGPLPGILLPMIEAFLPIFPLVLFVMANAAAFGLWKGFILSWTGAVLGATLVFLIIRKLGQQRFFRFIRKHPQVQKLMNWVERHGFGPLFLLLCFPFSPSAIINVVAGLSRISIYQFLLAVMLGKVVMIFTISYIGYDIMSWIRNPAKSIIILISITLLWLVGKRIEKRLQRNVKSRADHSS, translated from the coding sequence ATGGACTTTGACATTGAATGGATAAAAGAGTATTTCACAATTGAAAATATGATTGAGATGTTAGGTGAATATCGGGCGCTCGGTCCGCTTCCGGGAATATTGCTGCCTATGATCGAAGCTTTCCTGCCGATTTTTCCCCTCGTATTGTTTGTTATGGCCAACGCTGCGGCTTTCGGATTATGGAAAGGCTTCATCCTTTCATGGACCGGGGCGGTACTTGGTGCAACGCTCGTTTTTCTCATCATCCGCAAACTCGGACAGCAGCGGTTCTTCCGGTTCATCCGCAAACATCCGCAGGTCCAAAAACTGATGAACTGGGTTGAAAGGCATGGATTTGGCCCGCTGTTCCTGCTGCTGTGCTTCCCTTTTTCACCTTCTGCCATCATCAATGTCGTTGCAGGGTTATCGAGGATAAGCATCTATCAATTTTTATTGGCAGTTATGCTCGGAAAAGTGGTGATGATCTTCACTATTTCATATATTGGTTATGATATCATGTCGTGGATCCGGAACCCGGCCAAATCCATTATCATCCTCATTTCCATCACCTTGTTATGGCTGGTGGGCAAAAGGATTGAGAAAAGACTGCAAAGAAATGTGAAGTCCAGAGCCGATCACTCTTCCTGA
- a CDS encoding winged helix-turn-helix transcriptional regulator produces MQQIQLCPKFETAFEILGRRWTGLIINVLLDSPKRFKDISEYIPNMSDKMLVDRLKQLEASGIIVRKVFPDTPVRIEYQLTEKGKALEPVMTAIQSWAEDWVQ; encoded by the coding sequence ATGCAGCAGATCCAGCTATGTCCTAAATTTGAAACGGCATTTGAAATACTGGGGAGGCGCTGGACCGGGCTGATCATCAATGTTTTGCTCGATTCGCCAAAACGCTTCAAAGATATATCTGAATATATACCGAATATGAGTGACAAAATGCTAGTCGATCGTCTGAAACAACTGGAGGCATCAGGCATTATCGTTCGAAAAGTATTTCCCGACACGCCTGTCCGGATAGAGTACCAGCTGACTGAAAAGGGAAAAGCCCTGGAGCCGGTGATGACGGCAATCCAGAGCTGGGCAGAGGACTGGGTCCAGTAA